The Syngnathus scovelli strain Florida chromosome 18, RoL_Ssco_1.2, whole genome shotgun sequence genomic interval aaacacaacaaataagcagagaaagagagaatcAAGATTTACATGTGTCAGTGGAAAGAAACGAGGACGGACAAAACAGAATAGTAGATATAAAACATGCAAACAAAACATGTATTTAGTTATTAAGCTAATtttaacaataaaaaatgccaaaacagaacaaaaatgtgaaactaACTCGGATGTCACACTTTTATGTTTCCATGGCTGGAATAAATGCAGCTAGCACAAGTTAAAGCAGAGTGAGACGactaaggaaggaaaaaaaaaaaaaagagagagaggaaaaacatACACAAACCTCTTTGTTTGGCTATATTATATTGCTCATCCAGAATTTTTGGACATGCATGGAAGGATGAAGAAAGCCTACAACTGTTTAGTAATAAATTATGTtgcatattttgttgttgtgacaTGAGaagccaccaaaaaaaaaaaaaaaaaaagcacacgcgAGCGATTGACTCATCTGGTTACCTTCTTCATGAAGTTCTGCTCCACCTCCCACAGGTGAGCGTTCTGGTCGTCCACGGCAACCTTCACTGCATCCTGCTTCTTATTGATCCTGTTCCTCCAGTCGTCCTCGCCGCTCTTCTTCAGCAAAGCCACCCTAAATGATGCAAGAGGAGGGGGAATTTGAGGGAAATTTTGAATCCAGACAAAGCGATTCTTTGTCGAAATTGCTCAAATGAGCGAATGATAAGGAGCTTTGACAGCGCCTAGCTACTTTTATTTCACAGAGCCAAAattaaagttgaaaaaaaaaattgttgtgaaTATTTAGTTTGAAAAGAATGAAATCCACACAAATAGAAGTGTAACGACCAATCAGATTTCATATCCAATAAAATCCAAATTGTCCGTGGTTACATAATGTCACCAGTCAATATGGATTGTCTGGTTAGTGTGAAAATGTGACCTAGCTCAGCTTACATAATTCTTGCGACACAATCAATACCAGTCAGTGATTGACTCCATTTTCCCTTTGCTCAAATGTAGTGGTGACATAATCCACAATTTCAAAGCAGCATTAATAAAGTGAAAAAgataaattgtaaaaaaatatatatatttctatctTTCATAGGCTGACCTCTGTTTGATGGACATGTGTTTGGCTGTCATCGCGTCACACAGATCGTCCTGCGGTTCAGATTGCAACGTGCCGGCTCGAAGTTCCCTGTCGTCGGGGTACGCGTCCGTCTCGGGAGGCTGGCACACACCGCCCCTCGATGAACCGGATGCAAGTCTGGATCTCACAAAAGTGGGCTCGGGCAACTCTGTTGTGGACAAACAGCGATAGAATCAATAATGACTTTTTGTCCTTTACTAAAAACTAATTATATTTATTAATGATGATATTTAAAATACaggaaaataatattttgaagagcacacattacataaataACCAAATGAAATCAAAATCTTTAGTCCTCACCTTCACTGAATGTTCTTCTCCTCTGGAAGGCTGCATGCTCCCCTTCCTCCTTTTTTTGTTCCTGCCTCTCTATCAACATGTGATGGTCTGAGTTCAGCATGGCTTCATCCAACCTCCCTCTAGATCGCCactgctcctcctcttcctcccttctCTCTCTTCCAGTGTGGGGGTGAGGCGGAGCCGCctgcctgacttctctctcgggAGAGGGGAGCTTCCTCTTCCCCCCTGCCTGCTCTGTTTCTTCCTCTGCATGTCGCGAGGCTCGATAAGGCTGAGTTTGGTGGCCCACGGGGTCGTGGGGTCTCGGGCCAGGGGCGCTGGGAGGGTTAGCTTCAACTGCCGCTCGAGTGACGTGGATGTCTCCTGCGTGGTCAGTGGATAGCGTTCCTCCTCTGGACGAAGGGAGGTTTTCAAACTGAGAACCTGCATCATTGTGaagctaaaaaaagaaagacaaatgaaAATTGGTAATAGAAGTGACGCTGTACAACGCACAAACATTGCCTCATCAAATTACGGAGAAACATGCTGACTCATCACGGACTGACTGGCTCGATGTACTTCCTGTCCATCAAAGGGTGGCCGAAGATCACAATGCACAATCACATGCCAGCTACAACCTACACAATGCATCGTGCTCCAGGAAGTAGACCTAAAACGGTTTACCGTTTAAAAATCTAATTGCAGTGACACTTGGCTGACACGGCATAATGTTGATATTGAGTCAGGACGAAATCAGACGCTTGGCCATGCAAAGATGAAACCTAGATCACACAAGCCACGTGATGTGCCAACAGAAATGTGCGGTCATTTCTGAGAATTGGCCCCCCACACGAGCGCTTGGTCGATATTGTCGCAAGCAAGTGCACGCCTCCCTGAGGGAGAGCAAGCTTACTTGGTGGAGTTCTACCGGCTTCTCACATTGCTCCTGTTCATCCTGGCTGTCTACGTCTGAAGACTCCTGAGTGGAAATACGCACAATTCTTTGGCTAACATAAAAAAAGGGGGATTTTACTggattacttttttattttttatttgagagGTCTGGATAAATGGACCAATTGCAATTTCGCGTGTTttaaaaattctttttttttcttctaatttcCTTTTGTCAGTTTCTGCTACTTTAATTTATGCCTTAATTGAGTGAATATTGAAACGATAGTCAACTGCCTTCATGCTTGAGTTCACTTTTACTGACTGACTTTTTGCGACTGCTATTTGCCATGattgtgacatttatttttcactGGAACGGAACAATTTTGTGGTTATTTTTGCAAAGTTGATGCATACAGCCATACATCGTGATTTAtgactataaaataaaatatctacTATTCAGGAATTGTAGCTTTTatacaaacattaaaaaatgtATATTATTTTATGTTATTATATCATatagtatttaatttttttttaataatataataGATTATTTAAGAATGTCAGCAGACGCAAAAAGTGTTCTTGCCCTACCTTCTCCATGTCACCAAGAGTGATAGGTTGTGTCTGATAGCGAGCGTTGCTCCTGCGCTGGCGCGTGTCCCCCCTGACCCGAGTCACTCTAGTGGGCGGTTGAGCCAGCCGGTTAAACAGCGCCATCTTCTCCGCCAGGCTGAGCGTGCAGAGGTCAGGCTCCTCCTGGGCCTGGGATTTCTCATCCATTGGTGCGACCTGCTTGCAGTTCTGGGGCTCTTGCTCGGGCGGTGTTCGCTGAGCGTCTGGAGCCTGCTCGCGGGCGGTGGCGTTGTGATGCGATGATGCCTGCAGACTGCGGGGAGGATGAGGCGCAGGAAACAGAAAGGAAATACTTAGCTGTGGTCACGCAATCGAAGAAAATGCACTCTTCATGCGCTGACTATTTCAGACTCAAACACATCAGTCACATTGTAAATTAGACAGGACCTAAAAATCatgccaggttttttttttttttcttttcaagcaaTTAATGAAGATTAATCACAGTCAGTCGGGTGCGAATTATGTCGCACACGCACGTCCGGGGATACCTGCTCGGAGCGAGGGCGCTGCAAACAAGGGTGGGGCTAGAGACGCGCGCTACAGCCGTGTGAACGGTCTGTGGCACATGAGTGGGGGCGCTATGGTAGTCCAGGACACGGACACACAGTGTATACAACACACATTAACAGAGAAAACAGAAATCAGAAGTGTTGCTGGGAGAGGAGTTCATAATGTTGCTCGTCAGTCCACACAACTCTACATTTCATTTGAAAATTTATGGATGGGTCTTACAAATGAAATGTTGGAATGCACTTTTACGCATACTAATATTATATTACCATGATACTTCTCGTGACAGAGATAGCGGATGACTCACGTGGTGGCGatgaccacctcctcggtggtGACTGGCTGAGTTCTGGACCGATCCTGTGTCCGTCTCAGCCTTCGGTCCACTGCAGCATTCCTCGAGCGGGGTTTGCCAGACCCGATGTTTTTCTCCAGTTCCTGATAATTAGAATAGGCGTGTCAACGAATTGTTATGATATTTTATACGGGAAATGTCCGCCTGCAAAGAGACACCATGAGTGAATTGGCAACGGTTAGACGACAACGATAGCGAGTGTTTGGAAATAAGAGTCCAGAGACTACAGAAAATGCTTGAGGCCAATTTCACACTCATGCAGAAGGGAATGCTTGTTCTATTGCAACACACTGATCCAAAGaatgcagtgaaaacaaatcCATTTTTACAGGTTGTTAAGTGCAACACAGTGAgccagaaagtaaaaaaaaatgtttttgattaAGAGCACGTACACCCAGCTTGAAGTTGGGCTCACTCGCATAAAAGTCGCACGCATATGCATGAAATGGCAAAGACGGGAAAGGTCACGGAGAGAACGTGAAGCTCACCCTGAAGAGAGAGCGCTTGGCCGCTACGCTCAGCTTGGCCCGTTCATCGAGCTTCTCTTCATCAGCTACACAAAAAGtgagaacattttatttttttacctacaATGAGTGCAAATTTTAGACTTTAATTTTATTACACCTTCTACCATAGAGgtcctctcacacacacacacacatctttttGTATAGCGACTCAAAAAGGTAACAGAGAGAGCAACTGTCAATCACAGAAAATATTTGTTGCGTGATGTCATGTCACATATCCTTCAGACTGTTTGTTCGTGCAGCTGTGCCACTCACACCTGTCTCAGACTCAACAGTGAGGTCAGTCACTAGTTCTGTCCTCAGTTCCTATTTGCTCCCGACTATATATGGTGGGGCGGATCACACGGTTGTAAaccaaattgacaaatatttcAAGTCAGGAAAAACAACCAAGTTCTATAAAAGATTTGTTATATTCAATCAAAGCACTTTACCTTGATTGGAAGCCAATTCAGAGCTCACACAGGaccttcaaaaaaaaacaaagaccaaTCAGTGAGACCTCCATGCGGATAAAACTGTGACGAGCTGTTAGGAACAAAACCTCTTGACACAAGAAGCACTTTGGTGAGAGGCAGACACTTACGCTATGCTGAAAATGTTATCGTGAGTGTTAGAAGAACAGTCAAGGAAAATAAGCTTGCGAATTAGGCGGCATTACTGACCACTTCTACGATCCCAACAAAGGACAATTCATGCTTTCCACATGTACTAACCATTGCTATGAGGCCTAACAGGAACAACCTTTGACCTTAAATCATTATTTCTGGCACatatttaactcattcactgccattggctCATATAGTAATGTGGACTTAGTGCATAtacagcaacaacaaaacaattttcTTTCATGCATGATGACATGTTTTGGTTTTTCCATGCATTGCTGCATCCAAAGCGGTACCTATCAGTCTCCTGGCGCTCAGAAGTGGTGATGGGCTGTGTCCTAAACCTCTCTGATGTCTTTCTACACTCCCCCGGATAGATATAGTGAAGGGGTCTGCGGCCCCTGCAAGAGGCTGGGTAGCCTGCTTGGCCCTGATTTGCCGCATCGCTGGAGGGCCCACAGAGGAGAAGGCAAAAAGTACCCAAAGGAAAGAAAATACAGCAtgtgagggagagagaaagagcggcGATAATTAATTTCTTTAACTGCACACTCAAAAGGTAGACATTAAGCACATGCGTGGGGTGGTTTTAAAAGTACAAATATTTATTGGCCGCAATTGCAAGTTACGGTGCCAATAAAGAGGAAGCAGGCGTGGTGTTAGATGAGTAAGGCGTCAAGTCGGCAGCATGATAGATGTTGATTGTTAATCAAAGGGCAGCAGTTGATGTTAGCAAACAAGCGCAAGCTTCCAGAGCATCTCCACCTACGCTTCGTCTCTGCGTCTGCTCGGGGGAGTGGTGGAGCTTTCCATGTACGAGTTTCTGAGCTGGGCCACAGAGACACGGCTGTCCTGGTGAATCTCTGCGTTATTTTTCTTGACCTCCTGCGAATGGTGATGCAAGCTTCTATGACTTGGCTCTTGATCACCGAGATCTGCTGCAGGATGGATCGGCGCTGCTTTGGGTTGGATGTGAGATGCCGACAAGCCTTTCTGGACATAAATGAGATTTTCACGCTCCCTGGACCTGCTGCTGGTTTCTTGTTGATGGCTGGTCTGCTCTGTGTGTCTGGAGGGCTCAAGTGTTTCCCATCTGGTTCTGCCTCTGTGGCCTCTTCTTGCAGGTTCTTCAATCTCAGTGAACGCTTTGGAGGACCTCATCTCATCATCTCTTCTTCCTCTATGCGGGTCTTCGGTGCTCCTCTCCCTGCGGCGGACTTCTGAGGGTAGTACTGCTTTCCTACTACGCAACAGGCCCTCTGTCCGAACGCCGCCCGTCTCCTCACTTTCCTCATCTGGGAGCTGCTCCAGTTTGGATGGAGCGCCAGAGGTCATGGACAGATAACTGGGATAACCGGCAATATCTGGAGCCCCTGGTGGCCGGGATGGAGAAAGAAGCGCTTGCGGGTGATGGTGAGGGTGGGTGTGGTTCTGCTGGGGAATCATTGGGTCCGTGGTGTACCGCGCAGACGGCTGGTGCTGAAATTGTCTGCGATACGTCGGAGCTTCTGCGACACTTGCCGGCTCTGGGCTCCTCTGACGACAGTCCTCCTTCGCAAGCCTCTCCCTAACTCGAATTCTTCAAGGAGACAAAGAGCTGATTAATGTTGACATTTGTATCCAGGCCAAAGTAAATAGGTATTTAATGATCAAATTAGTCATTCAATTGGATTCTGCCTAACTGCTTTGTTTTTAGTGTCGAGTTTAACAACTGAAATGGGACGTTCAGTACTTGGGCTGGGACAAAAAGTTGGACAAAAGAAAAGGttgattgaattttttttttttgtcctcaggCTTCGCCGGCACCTCGATGCAATAAGATGAATTTGTATGTATGATAGTGCATAAATATACAGTAGTGTGTATTTCTTTTAAATAGAAAATACTCATCTTAACTGTGAATGTACATGACAAGAATTAATTAACACAAATCAATCAACACGGCATTATTCCTGCAAAATATGACTCTACAATATTGCAATTGGTTAATAGCTTCTATGTTATTGTGTAACATGGTACAGCCCTTCAATGTATTCCAGTGAGGGGGTTCAACCGTTCACACCAGAATGAGGTTGAGAATGAAGTTACGATCTTAGCAAAGGGAATTGAAACTCGGGACGGTGAAGATGATGACGATGGGACCGGCTGGCTGTCAAAGCTCAAAAGCAGAGATTCTTAGTTGCCATGTAATCAGTTGGAGATCTTAAACTATATAACTGTAATTTTTATATAGGAAAAGGTTTTAAGGAGTAAAGCTACAACCTGTACTGACAGTTTAAGAATCACTGCTCTTAAGTCTTGATGGGGACAGGAACACAAGGGGGATTTGGGGGTAGACACAACCAGcttttgggggagggggggtaccTCGAGGGCCAGTTGATTAAGGTGTGGGTGTCGCCATCAGCGTCAGTCTTGAGGAACCAATCAGGGCACACTTTTGCCCTTGTACTGTACATCATTGAAGGGTATATGTATAATaagacatttaaataaataaatagataaataaaataaataaatagataaataaaataaataaattaaataaataaataaataaatgtaaataaataaataaataaggctcTGATATTTTGATGCATGCCCACACTCATAACTGTGTGTAATACATCTGCCCTGTAATCCAGATGGCCAGTCCAGCCCTGCATGGAACTGATTAGGTGAAGATGACCAAGAGTTGTATAGTAAACCAGTGATATCATCATGCCctggtgtaggacagatgttgcCAATGAGTCACACCAATTTGCACACCAACTTCACTTTCCAGCACTTAAGAAGAATAACAACATGGCAAGCCCAAACAGGGTATCTAAATGAGGTAAGCGGGCATTCAAGAAGAGGAGTGCGAATAAAGATATCATGACCCCCCACTAACATCTCCCGTTGCTAGCACTATTACAACAGCGTGGCCTGGAGTTGAACTAGAAGTTTCTCAATGCGTCATATTTTGTCACGGTGTAAACGAGAAGAAGGGTCGGATCAAATCAGATCATGGAAATACGCCAAAGGAAACAGATCATTTTAAGTTCACAGTAACAAGACAATAACTTGTAAAGGGAAAAGAACGAGCATCAAGAGTACTCACCCATGTCTGGTGAGTATGTTATGGGCCTGCTGCTCGATAAAGAGATCGCCAGGTGACACGCCGTGTTTGGGTGAAGGGACAGAAGGTCGTCTGCTCATCTTGGGCGAGCTTGGCGGCGCGCCTGTGCCGGTGTAGTCCCGAGCAGGCACGCTGGCGCTGGAGGACAATGATGTAACATCCATGTAAGTGGACGGCTCAGGAGCAGCTGCTCTGCGTTGATTCTCCAGGTTCATGAGTCGCTCCCTCTCTGAGAAGGAATCCACTCTGCTTCGACTCATTTCATAGCCCGCCTCGGGATGGCTCTGTTGGGGTGCGCTTTGCCCTCGCCTCGGACTACTGGTGGAAGTCATAGCAAGGTTTCTTTCTTCATCCGGGACAAACTCCGCTTTGTTACGCCTCTCAGGGCCATCGGGCTCTTTAAGAGGACGAGTGTACCGGGATGGATGGTCCATATCTGGCTCCAGGTCCAAAGAGATACCATAGCGCTCAGCCAGCTGCCGACGGCGCTCCGCCTTGTAGCGGGCAATGCGTTCAGCTTTGGACTCGAGCTCTGGACCACCTTTGCTGGATGATGGTGATGAATTGTGATCAGCGTGATTGGAGGCTTTCGGATCAGATCGATGTTGACTTCTGGACTGCCGCTCAGGAACTACCGGCTGCATACTATCTGGATTTTCTAACTCTTCCATTCCATATCTTTGCACTGTAACTACAAGAGGCGCATGTTACTCTTTTCGATATACCCAAATATTGAGTCATTGTAGGATCTCACCACCACATGGCTCGCATGAATCAGAAGCTCTCGTGTATCGCGGTGTATCTTCTTCCAGAAGACGATTGGCCACCAAATTGGGCAGGACAGATGGATGCGGCTCCCCCTCGATGCCTTCCAATCGCCGGGCGATGCGCTCCTTCCTAAGCACGTGGACACGTGACATTTTAATCATGACTAGACTCAATAGGTGGCCATCATCTCCCCACCTGTTCATTTCCGAGTCACTCGTGCTTGTGGTGATGCCTTCAAATCGTTTCCTCAACTCAGAGACTTAAAAAGGGATCGTGATTAAAATGTTGACCATCATTtgcaaaaaataaagtaaaaatataaacaatgaCATACCTTTGTTGAGATTAGTCAAGAGACTAACATCTATATCTTTGGTAACTTTAATTGGGTCACCTTTTTCGTCCAAAGAGAATTCTTTTTGGAAGCTGAGGGTTAAAACAAAAGTCATATTACTGCCTTAAGAAACAGGAATGCCATTCAGCAAGGATTTTGAATTACGATACAGTTCAGCCCGACTCACACAGATACACAATGAATCTCTCTTCAGTTATTCGGGATTTAATCTAAAACCACAAAAGATCGGATCCAGATGTGAAAAATTAAAACAACACTACACTGTGTGTTTTTGTCCCTTCCAGAAACCACAACGTTGTTGAACCTCATTTACAAAAGTCAAGTTGACGATGCTGGTTTCTTTCCCACACTTGTGTTCCTGCTGCAAAGGTAACGTAACAGGCTGGGTGGAGTATTTGACAGCCTGCCAAAATGCGGAGCAGTGCTGCAGTAGGAGCTAGCTCACTACAAGGTGACATGATGCATTTATTTAACTAGACATGGACACTGGTTGTATTTTTACCATCATTTTTATTCATAGAGTCAAAAATATTCTTATACCATCTTACCTAAGAGCTCTCCTCTGAAGCAATCTGCTTTTGCCAATTGCGATAGAGCTGTCACTCGGGAGTCCTGAGAAAAGATAGAAACACTTCATGATCCCATTTACAACATCTTCAGTATTAGTCTTTAAAACCCATTTGCTGGCTCTCACCAGTGTCGTATTGTGCTGCGAGATACAGAAGTCGTTATGGAATGACGTCATTGCGTTTGTATCTTaaggatttgtgtgtgtgggtcttttTTAGAAACAGCCGGTGTGTCACAGAGATTGTTAAATCTGATCACACATCAAGGTTGCTGTGCAAGTGCAGGTTGGGACAATGCCAGAGAGAGTCCAGCATGTATCTGAGCggcttgaaaaatgaaagacaGTCCAAGGAGAAACGACTCGTACTTCCTAAAACCACAAACACACTGTCCACTCCACAAAGTCTATTTTGTTCGGAATCGGTTTGTTGCAATTCTTGGACCCGAGTGGTTCGATCCAGGAAGCTTCATGACAAACATGTGGTCTC includes:
- the svila gene encoding supervillin a isoform X13; translation: MYRNPWISNYLSHVKFCSEGLPSDSSIAIGKSRLLQRRALSFQKEFSLDEKGDPIKVTKDIDVSLLTNLNKVSELRKRFEGITTSTSDSEMNRKERIARRLEGIEGEPHPSVLPNLVANRLLEEDTPRYTRASDSCEPCGVTVQRYGMEELENPDSMQPVVPERQSRSQHRSDPKASNHADHNSSPSSSKGGPELESKAERIARYKAERRRQLAERYGISLDLEPDMDHPSRYTRPLKEPDGPERRNKAEFVPDEERNLAMTSTSSPRRGQSAPQQSHPEAGYEMSRSRVDSFSERERLMNLENQRRAAAPEPSTYMDVTSLSSSASVPARDYTGTGAPPSSPKMSRRPSVPSPKHGVSPGDLFIEQQAHNILTRHGTRAKVCPDWFLKTDADGDTHTLINWPSRIRVRERLAKEDCRQRSPEPASVAEAPTYRRQFQHQPSARYTTDPMIPQQNHTHPHHHPQALLSPSRPPGAPDIAGYPSYLSMTSGAPSKLEQLPDEESEETGGVRTEGLLRSRKAVLPSEVRRRERSTEDPHRGRRDDEMRSSKAFTEIEEPARRGHRGRTRWETLEPSRHTEQTSHQQETSSRSRERENLIYVQKGLSASHIQPKAAPIHPAADLGDQEPSHRSLHHHSQEVKKNNAEIHQDSRVSVAQLRNSYMESSTTPPSRRRDEADAANQGQAGYPASCRGRRPLHYIYPGECRKTSERFRTQPITTSERQETDRSCVSSELASNQADEEKLDERAKLSVAAKRSLFRELEKNIGSGKPRSRNAAVDRRLRRTQDRSRTQPVTTEEVVIATTLQASSHHNATAREQAPDAQRTPPEQEPQNCKQVAPMDEKSQAQEEPDLCTLSLAEKMALFNRLAQPPTRVTRVRGDTRQRRSNARYQTQPITLGDMEKESSDVDSQDEQEQCEKPVELHQLHNDAGSQFENLPSSRGGTLSTDHAGDIHVTRAAVEANPPSAPGPRPHDPVGHQTQPYRASRHAEEETEQAGGKRKLPSPEREVRQAAPPHPHTGRERREEEEEQWRSRGRLDEAMLNSDHHMLIERQEQKKEEGEHAAFQRRRTFSEELPEPTFVRSRLASGSSRGGVCQPPETDAYPDDRELRAGTLQSEPQDDLCDAMTAKHMSIKQRVALLKKSGEDDWRNRINKKQDAVKVAVDDQNAHLWEVEQNFMKKRITEAAMESQRIEAQMSIQERKEQIEAQEEAWKSKGHGAANDSTQFTVAARMAKKGLASPSPLQSSSSKAKNSSPAISKPQDEIKAIPDLNLESDRKLEKLESFLGKLNSKALPEATVTVTEKKIKEVMTLDDEDFSKFYRQVEEPLSITNKVELADDFDAIFGPQVPTLMSDMVQHKRAVRPTRNVQASKNPLKMLAAREDIRHEYTEQRLNVGLLESRRMKAEKMNMNSNLSDVALAGLASTENFSNVNLRSVNITEQMSNNSAVPYKKLMLLQVKGRRHIQTRLVEPRASSLNSGDCFLLITPHHCFIWMGEFANVIEKNKAAELGNFIQSKRDLGCRADSVQVIEEGVNSHSQAAKEFWKILGGLATYQSAGTPDEDELYEGAIVETNCIYRLIDNKLVPDDDFWAKIPRCSLLKPKEVLVFDFGSEMYIWHGKEVTLAQRKVAFQLAKHLWNGTFDYTNCDINPLDPGECNPLIPKKGQGRPDWAVFGRLTHHNETTLFKEKFLDWSESRKAPSPTKTGNNHSIDRKDQPTSDQPRAYDAALMLPLHQAPVCTVVDGLNVGRGYGLVEVDDWRCYEISTIGVEVWHILEFDYSRLPRQSIGQFHEGDTYVVKWKFMVSTAVWKRQNPEQVKTTGPGKEKCCYFFWQGRNSTVSEKGTSALMTVELDEERGAQIQVQQGKEPPCFLQCFTGRMIVHAGKREEEEENSQNDWRLYCVRGEVEAESHLVEVVCHCSSLRSRVSMVLLSVSQSLIYLWHGCKSQAHTREVAHTAASRIKEHCPLEAGLHSSSKVTIRECEEGAEPQGFWEALGRRDRKAYDCMLQDPGRFNFTPRLYQLSSSSGDFLAVEFHYPARDNKQVNSMPFLQEDLYSASQPALFLVDNHHEVYLWQGWWPQDSESTGSARIRWDSDRKCAMETVLQYCREKNPKKAPKAYLIHAGLEPLTFTNMFPSWEHREDVAEITEREAEVCNQIILVEDVLARLCQTAYPLEDLLARPLPEGVDPLRLEVYLTDEDFERGLEMTREEYDSMPAWKQVNLKKTKGLF
- the svila gene encoding supervillin a isoform X5, coding for MYRNPWISNYLSHVKFCSEGLPSDSSIAIGKSRLLQRRALSFQKEFSLDEKGDPIKVTKDIDVSLLTNLNKVSELRKRFEGITTSTSDSEMNRKERIARRLEGIEGEPHPSVLPNLVANRLLEEDTPRYTRASDSCEPCGVTVQRYGMEELENPDSMQPVVPERQSRSQHRSDPKASNHADHNSSPSSSKGGPELESKAERIARYKAERRRQLAERYGISLDLEPDMDHPSRYTRPLKEPDGPERRNKAEFVPDEERNLAMTSTSSPRRGQSAPQQSHPEAGYEMSRSRVDSFSERERLMNLENQRRAAAPEPSTYMDVTSLSSSASVPARDYTGTGAPPSSPKMSRRPSVPSPKHGVSPGDLFIEQQAHNILTRHGTRAKVCPDWFLKTDADGDTHTLINWPSRIRVRERLAKEDCRQRSPEPASVAEAPTYRRQFQHQPSARYTTDPMIPQQNHTHPHHHPQALLSPSRPPGAPDIAGYPSYLSMTSGAPSKLEQLPDEESEETGGVRTEGLLRSRKAVLPSEVRRRERSTEDPHRGRRDDEMRSSKAFTEIEEPARRGHRGRTRWETLEPSRHTEQTSHQQETSSRSRERENLIYVQKGLSASHIQPKAAPIHPAADLGDQEPSHRSLHHHSQEVKKNNAEIHQDSRVSVAQLRNSYMESSTTPPSRRRDEADAANQGQAGYPASCRGRRPLHYIYPGECRKTSERFRTQPITTSERQETDRSCVSSELASNQADEEKLDERAKLSVAAKRSLFRELEKNIGSGKPRSRNAAVDRRLRRTQDRSRTQPVTTEEVVIATTAPTHVPQTVHTAVARVSSPTLVCSALAPSSLQASSHHNATAREQAPDAQRTPPEQEPQNCKQVAPMDEKSQAQEEPDLCTLSLAEKMALFNRLAQPPTRVTRVRGDTRQRRSNARYQTQPITLGDMEKLHNDAGSQFENLPSSRGGTLSTDHAGDIHVTRAAVEANPPSAPGPRPHDPVGHQTQPYRASRHAEEETEQAGGKRKLPSPEREVRQAAPPHPHTGRERREEEEEQWRSRGRLDEAMLNSDHHMLIERQEQKKEEGEHAAFQRRRTFSEELPEPTFVRSRLASGSSRGGVCQPPETDAYPDDRELRAGTLQSEPQDDLCDAMTAKHMSIKQRVALLKKSGEDDWRNRINKKQDAVKVAVDDQNAHLWEVEQNFMKKGDEELMIDDLAVSDQLWRITEAAMESQRIEAQMSIQERKEQIEAQEEAWKSKGHGAANDSTQFTVAARMAKKGLASPSPLQSSSSKAKNSSPAISKPQDEIKAIPDLNLESDRKLEKLESFLGKLNSKALPEATVTVTEKKIKEVMTLDDEDFSKFYRQVEEPLSITNKVELADDFDAIFGPQVPTLMSDMVQHKRAVRPTRNVQASKNPLKMLAAREDIRHEYTEQRLNVGLLESRRMKAEKMNMNSNLSDVALAGLASTENFSNVNLRSVNITEQMSNNSAVPYKKLMLLQVKGRRHIQTRLVEPRASSLNSGDCFLLITPHHCFIWMGEFANVIEKNKAAELGNFIQSKRDLGCRADSVQVIEEGVNSHSQAAKEFWKILGGLATYQSAGTPDEDELYEGAIVETNCIYRLIDNKLVPDDDFWAKIPRCSLLKPKEVLVFDFGSEMYIWHGKEVTLAQRKVAFQLAKHLWNGTFDYTNCDINPLDPGECNPLIPKKGQGRPDWAVFGRLTHHNETTLFKEKFLDWSESRKAPSPTKTGNNHSIDRKDQPTSDQPRAYDAALMLPLHQAPVCTVVDGLNVGRGYGLVEVDDWRCYEISTIGVEVWHILEFDYSRLPRQSIGQFHEGDTYVVKWKFMVSTAVWKRQNPEQVKTTGPGKEKCCYFFWQGRNSTVSEKGTSALMTVELDEERGAQIQVQQGKEPPCFLQCFTGRMIVHAGKREEEEENSQNDWRLYCVRGEVEAESHLVEVVCHCSSLRSRVSMVLLSVSQSLIYLWHGCKSQAHTREVAHTAASRIKEHCPLEAGLHSSSKVTIRECEEGAEPQGFWEALGRRDRKAYDCMLQDPGRFNFTPRLYQLSSSSGDFLAVEFHYPARDNKQVNSMPFLQEDLYSASQPALFLVDNHHEVYLWQGWWPQDSESTGSARIRWDSDRKCAMETVLQYCREKNPKKAPKAYLIHAGLEPLTFTNMFPSWEHREDVAEITEREAEVCNQIILVEDVLARLCQTAYPLEDLLARPLPEGVDPLRLEVYLTDEDFEGVGAYGKRGLEMTREEYDSMPAWKQVNLKKTKGLF